From the Paludisphaera mucosa genome, one window contains:
- a CDS encoding methyltransferase domain-containing protein produces the protein MTFLPDLRVRRRRPELMDQPGLDPVEHRRALAALRRVNGWSLTSRAVWPRIRDLGRARRRDGSSRPVRLLDLATGGGDLPIRLAQLARREGWTLEASGCDRSGFAVGHAAEQARRAGAEVAFFRHDVLTQPLPEGYDVLTCSLFLHHLDEPEAVDLLAAMGKSGALGLVDDLARSRAGWLLAYAGIRILSRSSVAHVDGPLSVEGAFTCEEARDLALKAGWTDPEVSPRWPCRFLLTGDAR, from the coding sequence ATGACATTCCTCCCCGACCTCCGCGTGCGGCGGCGTCGTCCCGAGCTGATGGATCAGCCGGGGCTCGACCCGGTCGAGCATCGCCGCGCGCTGGCCGCCCTGCGGCGCGTGAACGGGTGGAGCCTGACGAGCCGGGCCGTCTGGCCGCGGATCCGCGACCTGGGCCGCGCCCGGCGCCGGGACGGATCGTCGCGGCCCGTGCGGCTGCTCGACCTGGCGACCGGCGGCGGCGACCTCCCCATCCGGCTCGCCCAGCTCGCGCGACGCGAGGGATGGACGCTGGAGGCCTCGGGCTGCGACCGCAGCGGGTTCGCCGTCGGGCACGCCGCGGAGCAGGCGCGCCGGGCGGGCGCCGAGGTCGCCTTCTTCCGCCATGACGTGCTGACGCAGCCGCTCCCCGAGGGCTACGACGTGCTGACCTGTTCGCTCTTCCTCCACCACCTCGACGAGCCCGAGGCGGTCGACCTGCTGGCCGCGATGGGGAAGTCGGGGGCCCTCGGTCTGGTCGACGACCTGGCCCGCAGCCGCGCCGGCTGGCTGCTGGCGTATGCGGGGATCCGGATCCTGTCCCGGTCCTCGGTGGCGCACGTCGACGGCCCGTTGTCGGTGGAAGGCGCCTTCACGTGCGAGGAGGCCCGCGACCTCGCGCTGAAGGCCGGCTGGACGGATCCCGAGGTCTCGCCGCGCTGGCCCTGCCGGTTCCTGCTGACGGGGGACGCCCGATGA
- a CDS encoding SPFH domain-containing protein: protein MGSPLFVYVASQSVSPLIAAAVAPLAAFLPDAPSGVLWIVGLILAVIAVCQVLGLRYIANNRVAVVEKLWAARGSVGEGRIMALNGEAGFQAELLRGGVHFGLWRWQYRLHKLPLVMVPQGKIGYVYARDGVPLAPTQTLGRVVDCNNFQDARAFLVGRADDPDQEPTLGQRGRQRSILREGVYAINLALYYVITEDMVYRLEVGGQHEYQALMSWQSELADEGGFDPVVIGGSIEAPDPLNPEKTIVVDGMGIVTVHDGPSLSTGEIIAPEVGSERSDKDHHNNFQDPEAFLKAGGRRGRQYATLIDGTYFINRWFATVEAIPKTIVPIGYVGVIVSYYGRSGSDLSGQSFRHGERVSEGERGVQEKPLGPGKYAFNTYAGNIILVPTTNFVLHWVTGRTETHRYDESLRSIDLVTRDAYEPTLPLSVVVHIDYQKAPSVIQRFGDVKKLITQTLDPMLSAYFRDVAHKCTMLELLQERDKIQHSAQEELSRKFHNFDIECVDVLIGKPDTAEAGGKIENLLEQLRLRQLSLEQMETYGKQVAAAEKLKALKEAQATAEMQTTLTNSLIQVRIVENEAEAQLARARKEAEQVVVRAEADSRRKILAGRGEGARLLQEGLSEASVLVRKIESFTDPRLYALSVVAQNLAASTQPLVPERIFVSPGAGSADGSGVGTGLMGMLMSLLVAEKSGFDLTSTAQASGAGLHDFVDAISKQAMQNIQDAMAADGGAAGPPREPAVLVGEVLNGSAVDKT, encoded by the coding sequence GTGGGTTCGCCACTCTTCGTGTATGTGGCATCGCAGTCCGTCTCTCCTCTCATCGCCGCGGCCGTCGCCCCGCTCGCGGCCTTCCTGCCCGACGCCCCGTCGGGCGTCCTCTGGATCGTCGGCCTGATCCTGGCGGTGATCGCCGTCTGCCAGGTGCTGGGCCTGCGCTACATCGCCAACAACCGGGTCGCCGTCGTCGAGAAGCTCTGGGCCGCGCGGGGCTCGGTCGGCGAGGGCCGGATCATGGCCCTGAACGGCGAGGCCGGCTTCCAGGCCGAGCTGCTGCGAGGCGGCGTCCACTTCGGCCTCTGGCGCTGGCAGTACCGGCTCCACAAGCTGCCCCTCGTCATGGTGCCGCAGGGGAAGATCGGCTACGTCTACGCCCGGGACGGCGTGCCGCTGGCGCCGACCCAGACGCTGGGCCGGGTCGTCGACTGCAACAACTTCCAGGACGCGCGGGCCTTCCTCGTGGGCCGCGCCGACGACCCCGATCAGGAGCCGACGCTCGGCCAGCGCGGCCGGCAGCGGTCGATCCTCCGCGAGGGCGTCTACGCGATCAACCTGGCCCTCTACTACGTGATCACCGAGGACATGGTGTATCGCCTGGAGGTCGGCGGCCAGCACGAGTACCAGGCCCTGATGAGCTGGCAGAGCGAGCTGGCCGACGAGGGCGGGTTCGACCCGGTGGTGATCGGCGGCTCGATCGAGGCGCCCGACCCGCTCAACCCCGAGAAGACCATCGTCGTCGACGGCATGGGGATCGTCACGGTCCACGACGGCCCGTCGCTCTCGACCGGCGAGATCATCGCGCCGGAGGTCGGCAGCGAGCGGTCCGACAAGGACCACCACAACAACTTCCAGGACCCCGAGGCGTTCCTCAAGGCCGGCGGCCGGCGCGGCCGCCAGTACGCGACGCTGATCGACGGCACCTACTTCATCAACCGCTGGTTCGCGACCGTCGAGGCCATCCCCAAGACGATCGTCCCCATCGGCTACGTGGGCGTCATCGTCAGCTATTACGGCCGCAGCGGCAGCGACCTGTCGGGCCAGTCGTTCCGCCACGGCGAGCGGGTCTCCGAGGGCGAGCGCGGCGTCCAGGAGAAGCCGCTGGGGCCGGGCAAGTACGCCTTCAACACGTACGCCGGCAACATCATCCTGGTCCCCACCACCAACTTCGTGCTCCACTGGGTGACCGGCCGGACCGAGACGCACCGCTACGACGAGAGCCTGCGGTCGATCGACCTGGTGACGCGCGACGCCTACGAGCCGACGCTGCCGCTGTCGGTCGTCGTGCACATCGACTACCAGAAGGCGCCGAGCGTCATCCAGCGGTTCGGCGACGTCAAGAAGCTGATCACGCAGACCCTCGACCCGATGCTGTCCGCCTACTTCCGAGACGTGGCCCACAAGTGCACGATGCTCGAACTGCTCCAGGAGCGCGACAAGATCCAGCACTCGGCACAGGAGGAGCTGAGCCGGAAGTTCCACAACTTCGACATCGAGTGCGTCGACGTGCTCATCGGCAAGCCCGACACGGCCGAGGCCGGCGGCAAGATCGAGAACCTGCTGGAACAGTTGCGCCTGCGACAGCTCTCGCTCGAGCAGATGGAGACCTACGGCAAGCAGGTCGCGGCGGCCGAGAAGCTCAAGGCGCTCAAGGAGGCCCAGGCGACGGCCGAGATGCAGACGACGCTGACCAACTCGCTGATCCAGGTGCGGATCGTCGAGAACGAGGCCGAGGCCCAATTGGCGCGGGCCCGCAAGGAGGCCGAGCAGGTGGTCGTCCGGGCCGAGGCCGACAGCCGCCGCAAGATCCTCGCCGGCCGCGGCGAGGGCGCCCGGCTGCTCCAGGAGGGCCTCTCCGAGGCCTCGGTCCTGGTGCGCAAGATCGAGTCGTTCACCGACCCGCGGCTCTACGCCCTGTCGGTGGTCGCCCAGAACCTGGCCGCGAGCACGCAGCCGCTGGTCCCGGAACGCATCTTCGTCTCGCCGGGCGCCGGCTCGGCCGACGGGTCGGGCGTCGGCACCGGCCTCATGGGCATGCTCATGAGCCTGCTCGTCGCCGAGAAGTCGGGCTTCGACCTCACCAGCACCGCCCAGGCGAGCGGGGCCGGCCTGCACGACTTCGTCGACGCGATCTCGAAGCAGGCGATGCAGAACATCCAGGACGCGATGGCGGCCGACGGCGGCGCCGCCGGCCCGCCCCGCGAGCCGGCCGTCCTGGTCGGCGAGGTCCTCAACGGATCGGCCGTCGACAAGACCTGA
- a CDS encoding BON domain-containing protein, translated as MARTLAALIVLSSISTAHAQGVLNRAGESLDGAGRSIRQGVEKAVARGQATAREHEIHDRVVARLHSDKRFRNAAIHVEVADGSVILSGSVADDAAKAGAVELAENTYGAEAVVDELVVGKEVRVGDARRDVRVVEPKKVVRNPEPRRITRSVPTTSQTTITIKP; from the coding sequence ATGGCCCGCACGCTCGCCGCCCTGATCGTCCTCTCCAGCATCTCGACCGCTCACGCCCAAGGCGTCCTCAATCGGGCCGGAGAATCACTCGACGGCGCGGGCCGCAGCATCCGCCAGGGGGTCGAGAAGGCCGTCGCCCGCGGGCAGGCGACGGCGCGCGAGCACGAAATCCACGATCGCGTCGTCGCGCGGCTCCACTCCGACAAGCGTTTCCGGAACGCCGCGATCCACGTGGAAGTGGCCGACGGTTCGGTCATCCTGAGCGGTTCCGTGGCCGACGACGCCGCGAAGGCGGGGGCGGTCGAGCTGGCGGAGAACACCTACGGCGCCGAAGCCGTCGTCGACGAACTCGTCGTGGGCAAGGAAGTGCGCGTCGGCGACGCCAGGAGGGACGTACGCGTCGTCGAGCCCAAGAAGGTGGTCCGGAACCCTGAGCCCCGGAGGATCACGCGGTCGGTCCCGACGACCTCCCAGACGACGATCACGATCAAGCCTTGA
- a CDS encoding DoxX family protein, translating into MAVGAWKIAKVVAKTLFAALFIAGGVAHFVTPETYMKIMPDYLPYHRELVLLSGVFEVALGVLLLIPRTSRLAAWGLIALLVAVFPANVEMYRHAERFSIPPALLLLRLPLQGLLILWAYAYTRRSRVEGDRPRGASRSTDDGRN; encoded by the coding sequence ATGGCCGTCGGCGCGTGGAAGATTGCGAAGGTCGTCGCGAAGACCCTTTTCGCCGCCCTGTTCATCGCGGGCGGGGTCGCGCATTTCGTCACGCCCGAGACCTACATGAAGATCATGCCGGACTACCTGCCGTACCATCGCGAGCTGGTGCTGCTCAGCGGCGTGTTCGAGGTCGCCCTGGGGGTCTTGCTGCTGATCCCGCGGACCTCGCGGCTGGCCGCCTGGGGGCTGATCGCGCTGCTGGTCGCGGTCTTCCCGGCGAACGTCGAGATGTACCGGCACGCCGAGAGATTCTCGATCCCCCCGGCGCTGCTCCTGCTGAGGCTGCCGCTGCAAGGGCTGCTGATCCTCTGGGCTTACGCCTACACGAGGCGAAGCCGCGTCGAGGGGGACCGCCCGAGGGGCGCGTCGCGGTCGACGGACGACGGAAGGAATTGA
- a CDS encoding NAD(P)/FAD-dependent oxidoreductase, translating to MIVDEADYDVVVAGAGPAGSMTARQLARQGARVLLVDRSRFPRPKVCGCCLNPRALATLERAGLGGLTADLQAVALTGMELATAGRRASIDRPLGVALSRDALDAALIAAAVATGVEFLPATTAALRADSSADAVAVRLQQGERSFDVRGRFVVSSTGLTDGLFPAEARESRSPNAKIGAGAIAPAAPEGYEPGRIHMSCGDGGYVGLVVLEDGRLDLAAAFDPDAVREAGGLGRLAGSILAGAGLPPVPGVAALRWKGTSPLTRSPGRLVEGGVYRVGDSAGYVEPFTGEGMAWALAGGEALAATLAEALAGVEIDPAGRWALAHRKAVGRRQLVCRAAGRILRTPWMTRSLVGVLAFRPSLARPFLSIIHKAS from the coding sequence ATGATCGTCGACGAGGCCGACTACGACGTGGTCGTCGCCGGCGCGGGGCCCGCGGGCTCGATGACGGCCCGGCAGCTCGCCCGCCAGGGGGCCCGGGTCCTGCTCGTCGACCGTTCCCGGTTCCCGAGGCCGAAAGTCTGCGGTTGCTGCCTCAACCCCCGCGCCCTTGCGACGCTGGAGCGGGCCGGCCTGGGCGGCCTGACGGCGGATTTGCAGGCCGTCGCGCTGACGGGCATGGAGCTGGCGACGGCGGGGCGTCGGGCCTCGATCGACCGCCCGCTCGGGGTCGCCCTGTCGCGCGACGCGCTCGACGCCGCGCTCATCGCCGCGGCGGTCGCGACCGGCGTCGAGTTCCTGCCGGCGACCACCGCCGCACTCCGGGCCGATTCCTCCGCCGACGCCGTCGCCGTCCGGCTCCAGCAAGGCGAGCGCTCATTCGACGTGCGGGGGCGATTCGTGGTCTCGTCGACGGGCCTGACCGACGGCCTCTTCCCCGCCGAGGCGCGCGAATCGCGGTCGCCGAACGCCAAGATCGGCGCGGGGGCGATCGCGCCGGCCGCGCCCGAGGGCTACGAGCCGGGGCGGATCCACATGAGCTGCGGGGACGGCGGGTACGTCGGCCTGGTCGTCCTGGAAGACGGCCGGCTCGACCTCGCCGCCGCGTTCGATCCCGACGCCGTCCGCGAGGCCGGGGGCCTCGGCCGGCTGGCCGGGTCGATCCTCGCGGGGGCCGGCCTGCCGCCGGTCCCGGGCGTCGCCGCCCTGCGCTGGAAGGGGACCTCGCCGCTCACGCGATCGCCCGGCCGGCTCGTCGAGGGGGGCGTGTACCGGGTGGGGGACTCGGCCGGCTACGTCGAGCCCTTCACGGGGGAAGGCATGGCCTGGGCCCTCGCGGGGGGCGAGGCGCTCGCCGCGACCCTGGCCGAAGCCCTGGCCGGCGTCGAGATCGACCCGGCGGGGCGCTGGGCGCTCGCCCACCGAAAGGCCGTCGGCCGTCGCCAGCTCGTGTGCCGGGCCGCCGGGCGGATCTTGCGCACCCCCTGGATGACGCGGTCGCTGGTCGGCGTCCTGGCCTTCCGCCCGTCGCTGGCCCGGCCGTTCCTCTCGATCATCCACAAGGCTTCCTGA
- a CDS encoding type III polyketide synthase — translation MRIELLGVGTATPSLNITRSESVDAARTLCAEDDDHGEVLQSLYRQSGIESRQVVYKAEEFRRIVYGEGEYDTPFVRKGSDDPGPSTAERMVRFEAEALPLALESSRIALERSGVAPGSITHLVTVSCTGLAAPGVDLGLMKGLGLAATVERTHVGFMGCHGSLNGLRVARGLIAAEPDARVLLSSVELCSLHYSYGWNPKRMVGNALFADGAGAVVLAAAPEGEADRDAWRLAANGACLFPNSEQAMSWMVRDHGFEMVLSTRVPGLIQQNIRPWLESWLGRFDLAVGDVASWAVHPGGPRVLTSVEEALGLTPGATDASRSVLLNHGNMSSATVLFILDEMMRRVAPRPCVALGFGPGLAAEAALFV, via the coding sequence ATGCGAATCGAACTCCTCGGCGTCGGGACGGCGACGCCTTCCCTGAACATCACCCGCTCCGAGTCGGTCGACGCCGCGCGGACCCTGTGCGCCGAGGACGACGACCACGGCGAGGTGCTCCAGAGCCTCTACCGCCAGTCGGGCATCGAGAGCCGCCAGGTCGTCTACAAGGCCGAAGAGTTCCGCCGCATCGTCTACGGCGAGGGCGAGTACGACACCCCGTTCGTCCGCAAGGGGAGCGACGACCCGGGCCCCTCGACGGCCGAGCGGATGGTGCGGTTCGAGGCCGAGGCCCTCCCGCTGGCGCTGGAGTCGAGCCGGATCGCCCTCGAACGGTCGGGCGTCGCCCCCGGGTCGATCACGCACCTCGTGACCGTCTCGTGCACCGGGCTCGCCGCGCCGGGGGTGGACCTCGGGCTGATGAAGGGGCTGGGGCTGGCGGCGACGGTCGAGCGCACGCACGTCGGCTTCATGGGCTGCCACGGCTCCCTGAACGGCCTGCGCGTGGCCCGCGGGCTGATCGCCGCCGAGCCCGACGCTCGCGTGCTGCTCTCCTCGGTCGAGCTGTGCAGCCTCCACTACTCGTACGGTTGGAACCCCAAGCGGATGGTGGGCAACGCCCTCTTCGCCGACGGCGCCGGGGCCGTCGTGCTGGCCGCCGCCCCCGAGGGCGAGGCCGATCGGGACGCCTGGCGGCTGGCCGCGAACGGCGCCTGCCTGTTCCCGAACTCCGAGCAGGCGATGTCGTGGATGGTCCGCGACCACGGCTTCGAGATGGTCCTCTCGACGCGCGTGCCGGGCCTGATCCAGCAGAACATCCGGCCCTGGCTGGAGTCGTGGCTGGGGCGGTTCGACCTCGCCGTCGGCGACGTCGCCTCGTGGGCCGTCCACCCCGGCGGCCCCCGGGTGCTGACCTCCGTGGAGGAGGCGCTCGGGCTGACCCCCGGGGCCACCGACGCCTCGCGATCGGTCCTCCTCAATCACGGCAACATGTCGTCGGCCACCGTGCTGTTCATCCTCGACGAGATGATGCGTCGCGTCGCGCCGCGGCCCTGCGTCGCCCTGGGGTTCGGCCCCGGCCTCGCGGCCGAGGCCGCCCTCTTCGTCTGA
- the rsmH gene encoding 16S rRNA (cytosine(1402)-N(4))-methyltransferase RsmH, giving the protein MTDPSPEKPKRRPRYRGANPRHFHEKYKEHQPERYPDDVAKVISGGKTPAGSHRPIMTAEILRVLAPRPGDVAVDCTLGYGGHARALLAAVQPGGRLLGLDADPIEFPKTEARLRGLGFPSESIALRRTNFAALPRFLADEAPAGADVLLADLGLSSMQIDDPARGFSFKAAGPLDMRMNPTRGRPASAMLSDLGEPGLARILDENADEPQARAIAEAVHRAHAREPLTTTQALAAVVREACARKLGLADDSAEDAVRRVFQALRIAVNDEFGALTEFLRTLPACLKPGGRVAVLTFHSGEDRRVKSAFKDGLHAGAYASIAEDVVRPSAEERRDNPRSSSAKLRFAVRV; this is encoded by the coding sequence ATGACCGACCCCAGCCCCGAGAAGCCGAAGCGTCGGCCGCGCTATCGCGGGGCGAACCCCCGCCACTTCCACGAGAAGTACAAGGAGCACCAGCCCGAGCGTTATCCCGACGACGTGGCGAAGGTGATCTCCGGCGGCAAGACGCCCGCCGGGTCGCATCGGCCGATCATGACGGCCGAGATCCTCCGAGTCCTCGCCCCCCGGCCCGGGGACGTCGCCGTCGACTGCACGCTGGGATACGGCGGCCACGCCCGCGCCCTGCTCGCCGCCGTCCAGCCGGGCGGGCGGCTGCTCGGCCTGGACGCCGACCCGATCGAGTTCCCGAAGACCGAGGCCCGGCTCCGCGGCCTGGGCTTCCCCTCCGAGTCGATCGCCCTGCGACGCACGAACTTCGCGGCGCTGCCGCGGTTCCTCGCCGACGAGGCGCCCGCCGGGGCCGACGTGCTGCTCGCCGACCTCGGCCTCTCCTCGATGCAGATCGACGACCCCGCCCGCGGCTTCAGCTTCAAGGCCGCCGGCCCGCTCGACATGCGGATGAACCCCACGCGCGGCCGGCCGGCCTCGGCCATGCTGTCCGACCTGGGCGAGCCGGGCCTGGCCCGGATCCTCGACGAGAACGCCGACGAGCCCCAGGCCCGCGCGATCGCCGAGGCCGTCCACCGCGCCCACGCCCGCGAGCCCCTGACGACCACCCAGGCGCTCGCCGCAGTCGTCCGCGAGGCCTGCGCCCGCAAGCTCGGGCTGGCCGACGACTCCGCCGAGGACGCCGTCCGCCGCGTCTTCCAGGCCCTCCGGATCGCGGTGAACGACGAGTTCGGGGCCTTGACGGAGTTCCTCCGCACCCTGCCCGCCTGCCTGAAGCCGGGCGGCCGGGTCGCCGTTTTGACGTTCCACTCCGGCGAGGACCGTCGGGTGAAATCGGCCTTCAAGGACGGCCTGCATGCCGGCGCCTACGCCTCGATCGCCGAGGACGTCGTCCGCCCCTCCGCCGAGGAGCGGCGCGACAACCCCCGGTCGTCGTCGGCGAAGCTGCGGTTTGCGGTCCGGGTCTGA